The following are encoded together in the Roseobacter denitrificans OCh 114 genome:
- the rplJ gene encoding 50S ribosomal protein L10 — protein sequence MDRAQKEQLVDELGQIFESSGVVVVSHYAGLTVAEMQDLRARARDAGGSVRVAKNRLAKIALEGKPCASIADLLTGMTVLTFSEDPVAAAKVAQDYAKENQKFVILGGAMGENALDAAGVEAVSKMPSREELIATIAGMLGAPASNIAGAIGAPASNIASILSTVEDKAAA from the coding sequence GTGGATAGAGCACAAAAAGAACAGTTGGTCGACGAACTCGGCCAGATCTTTGAAAGCTCTGGTGTCGTTGTGGTAAGCCACTACGCCGGTCTGACAGTTGCTGAAATGCAGGACCTTCGCGCGCGCGCACGCGACGCGGGTGGGTCTGTGCGTGTTGCCAAAAACAGGCTCGCCAAGATCGCCCTTGAGGGCAAGCCATGCGCAAGCATCGCTGACCTTCTGACGGGTATGACCGTTCTGACCTTTTCTGAGGATCCCGTGGCTGCGGCCAAGGTTGCTCAGGACTATGCCAAGGAGAATCAAAAGTTTGTGATTCTCGGCGGCGCAATGGGTGAGAACGCGTTGGACGCCGCCGGTGTGGAAGCCGTGTCCAAAATGCCTTCGCGCGAGGAGCTTATTGCTACTATCGCGGGCATGCTGGGCGCACCTGCTTCGAACATCGCCGGGGCCATTGGCGCACCTGCGAGCAATATCGCATCCATCTTGTCCACTGTTGAGGACAAGGCGGCCGCTTAA